A segment of the Candidatus Cloacimonadota bacterium genome:
TCTTGATGAGATTAAATAATGCTCCATAATTCATAAACACAAAATTAATCGAGGACACCGTGCCTAGCCTAACTGCCTCTACTGGGCTATATTGAAGGTTTTCTGTAATAGGCATGTATTGACTAATGCCAATCATGCGCCCTTGCCCTACGGCAATGTTCTTTTCCAGCCTAATTTTACGCTCAAATACCTGATCTTCGCGTGCAATGAGCAGATTCACCTCATCATCGGGGGAATTTATAATGCGCCTTCGCATATCGTACCAATCTACTACGGCCACGCTATCTACCATCGCGATTCTATCCATAGGTTTGAGGCCTGCTCTCCATGCCGGAAGTCCTGAAAACACTTCTCCAATAACTGCCGTTACTCTAGGAATGAGGCTGCGCATAAGTGAATCCTTTTGTGTAGGAGATATCTTGAGCTCCAATACCTCGTTATCTCTTATATACGTAATTATCGGTTCTTCAACAGATGCAACTTCTATAAGGAAGCGGTTGAATCCACCTACCGGCTTGTTATTCACTGCCAGTAGCGAATCCCCCGGGGCAAAATGCTCTTCCCACATTCCCTCAGCAGAAGATATCACCGGCGATAGGTCTTCCAGTTTTTGCGGAAAGCTAAAGGCCAGGATAAACAGCAGCATGCCCAAAATGAGATTAGCAAAAGGACCTGCAAACACTATCAATATACGCTGCCACCATTTTTTGTGGCTAAACAACTCATCCTCATCTTGAATAGAAGTGTCTTGTGCTGGATTTTCGCCTTTCATTTTTACATATCCGCCTAAGGGTATCCATGAGATACGATATTGAATACCTTTTCTTTCAAAAGAGGCAATTGGTGCACCAAATCCAATAGAGAACTTTTCGATTCCTACCTTAAAAGCCCTAGCAACCAAGAAATGCCCCAATTCATGAATGGTTATCATTATCCCTAAGGCAATCAACATGAACAATAAAGATAACATCTTGCCTACTATTTACTTAAGGTAATAGCGATGTAAGACGCTACATCTGTGGCATAGCTGCCGGAACCAAATCCTGCATCGTAGCCCAATTCTATTGCCAGTTCGTGAGTGATACGTGGTCCCCCGCAAATAAACAGCATCTTGTCTCTCAAGCCTTCAGCCTCCGCCAGCTCGATAAGGCGAGTTAAGTTCTTGATATGAATATTCTTCTGGGTAACTACTTGCGAAACAAGTACCACATCCGCATTTAGCTCACGCGCCTTGGCAAGAAGCTCTTCACTGGGAACTTGAGCACCCATATTGATTGCATTGAAGCATTGATACCGTTCCAGACCATACCGGTGGTTGTAGCCCTTCATATTCATAATGGCGTCTATACCCACAGTATGGGCATCACTTTCGATACAAGCCCCAACAACTGTGATGGTTCTACTCAGATGTTCAGCCACAAATTCATCGGTGGCGTCCATGTCCATTAC
Coding sequences within it:
- the rseP gene encoding RIP metalloprotease RseP; its protein translation is MLSLLFMLIALGIMITIHELGHFLVARAFKVGIEKFSIGFGAPIASFERKGIQYRISWIPLGGYVKMKGENPAQDTSIQDEDELFSHKKWWQRILIVFAGPFANLILGMLLFILAFSFPQKLEDLSPVISSAEGMWEEHFAPGDSLLAVNNKPVGGFNRFLIEVASVEEPIITYIRDNEVLELKISPTQKDSLMRSLIPRVTAVIGEVFSGLPAWRAGLKPMDRIAMVDSVAVVDWYDMRRRIINSPDDEVNLLIAREDQVFERKIRLEKNIAVGQGRMIGISQYMPITENLQYSPVEAVRLGTVSSINFVFMNYGALFNLIKNPSQLKSSVGGPVMMASMSSEMGKRGVSSLILFFGSISLILMVMNLLPIPILDGGQILFAIIEGFLGKPVPLKVQEISQRVGFALLIFLMLYAFYSDISKLLLRFIYTR
- a CDS encoding cobalamin-dependent protein (Presence of a B(12) (cobalamin)-binding domain implies dependence on cobalamin itself, in one of its several forms, or in some unusual lineages, dependence on a cobalamin-like analog.), translating into MKHIVKPYGDTLNDGKVQLSFALPVNADAHGKEAARVLILSMDFDDAEITCMRDLGEGFTHFIAYATTRAGVDTSKIKVKVVETPVMDMDATDEFVAEHLSRTITVVGACIESDAHTVGIDAIMNMKGYNHRYGLERYQCFNAINMGAQVPSEELLAKARELNADVVLVSQVVTQKNIHIKNLTRLIELAEAEGLRDKMLFICGGPRITHELAIELGYDAGFGSGSYATDVASYIAITLSK